One window of Treponema denticola genomic DNA carries:
- a CDS encoding acetyl-CoA carboxylase carboxyltransferase subunit alpha: MSNTDQTNLLNNLKDIAQKAGLDISEELAKINAKLESSTALSKTWERVELARHSDRPRTLDYINLIFDNFTELHGDRFFGDDPAMIGGIGFIDGRPVTVIGTQKGRNLRETIDRNGGMANPEGYRKAMRLAKQAEKFKRPIITFIDTQGAYPGLGAEERGIGEAIAFNLREFSRLKTPVICIIIGEGGSGGALGIGVGDKIYMLENAIFSVISPEGCASILLRDSSRAKDAAAMLKITSQEVLDLKVINGIIPEPEKGAHTDPKKTADAIKEQILKDLDDLTKRDPAVLVKYRSKKIRSIGKYSE; the protein is encoded by the coding sequence ATGAGCAATACGGATCAAACAAACTTGTTAAATAATTTAAAGGATATAGCCCAAAAGGCGGGGCTTGATATAAGCGAAGAGCTTGCAAAAATAAATGCAAAACTTGAAAGCTCAACAGCTCTTTCCAAAACGTGGGAAAGGGTAGAACTCGCCCGCCATAGCGACAGGCCCAGAACCTTGGACTACATCAATTTGATTTTTGATAATTTTACCGAGCTTCACGGCGACCGCTTTTTCGGCGATGACCCCGCCATGATAGGCGGAATAGGCTTTATCGACGGAAGGCCGGTTACGGTAATCGGCACCCAAAAGGGAAGAAACTTGCGCGAAACCATCGACAGGAACGGAGGTATGGCAAACCCTGAAGGCTACCGCAAAGCCATGCGCCTTGCAAAACAGGCCGAAAAGTTTAAAAGACCGATTATCACCTTTATCGACACTCAAGGAGCCTACCCCGGCCTTGGTGCCGAAGAAAGGGGGATAGGAGAGGCCATCGCCTTTAACTTGCGGGAATTCAGCCGTCTAAAAACTCCTGTCATCTGCATAATCATAGGCGAAGGAGGTTCCGGCGGAGCCCTCGGCATAGGAGTCGGAGACAAGATTTACATGCTTGAAAATGCCATCTTCTCGGTTATATCCCCGGAAGGATGCGCTTCAATCCTATTGAGAGATTCAAGCAGGGCAAAGGATGCAGCCGCCATGCTTAAAATTACCAGCCAAGAAGTTCTTGATCTAAAGGTAATCAACGGCATCATCCCCGAACCCGAAAAAGGAGCCCACACCGATCCCAAAAAAACCGCCGATGCTATAAAGGAGCAAATCTTAAAGGATTTAGACGACCTTACAAAACGCGACCCTGCCGTTTTAGTAAAATATCGAAGCAAAAAGATAAGAAGCATAGGAAAATATTCGGAATAA
- the accD gene encoding acetyl-CoA carboxylase, carboxyltransferase subunit beta, whose translation MDCPSCKVSYDEEVFTDNLMVCPHCNCHLRIEPRQRITYLTDENSFQELYPNLKTCNPIEMEGYEEKISAAEEKAALNEAVITGSCKIKGRDALLALMSFHFMGGSMGSVVGEKISRLMLKGAAERIPVIIYATSGGARMQEGLFSLMQMAKTSSAAAELDEKGVPLFIMLCDPTTGGVTASFAMLGDITAAEPGALIGFAGPRVIEGTIRQQLPEGFQRAEFQLEKGFVDCIVPRQEQRQFFARMIDAHSLGLKEAPKKKKTAGAINITA comes from the coding sequence ATGGATTGTCCTAGTTGTAAAGTATCATACGATGAAGAGGTTTTTACAGATAACTTGATGGTTTGTCCTCATTGTAATTGCCATTTACGCATAGAACCGAGGCAAAGGATTACCTATCTGACCGACGAAAATTCGTTTCAAGAACTGTATCCAAACCTCAAAACATGTAACCCCATCGAAATGGAAGGTTATGAAGAAAAGATTTCGGCTGCCGAAGAAAAGGCGGCCTTAAACGAAGCCGTTATTACAGGCTCTTGTAAGATTAAAGGAAGAGATGCCCTCTTAGCCCTCATGTCCTTTCACTTTATGGGAGGTTCTATGGGCTCCGTTGTAGGCGAAAAAATTTCGCGCCTTATGCTAAAGGGAGCTGCCGAAAGGATACCTGTAATTATCTATGCGACTTCAGGCGGAGCACGAATGCAGGAAGGGCTTTTTTCTTTAATGCAGATGGCCAAAACTTCAAGTGCGGCCGCCGAGTTGGATGAAAAAGGAGTTCCTCTTTTTATAATGCTATGCGACCCGACCACCGGAGGTGTTACGGCAAGTTTTGCAATGCTCGGCGATATAACGGCAGCGGAGCCGGGAGCCCTTATCGGCTTTGCGGGCCCCAGAGTTATCGAAGGCACTATCCGCCAGCAGCTGCCCGAAGGCTTTCAGAGGGCGGAATTTCAGTTGGAAAAGGGCTTTGTGGACTGTATAGTGCCGCGCCAAGAGCAAAGGCAGTTTTTTGCCCGCATGATTGACGCTCACAGCCTCGGCCTTAAAGAAGCCCCTAAAAAGAAAAAGACAGCAGGAGCGATAAACATTACGGCTTGA